Proteins from a genomic interval of Euleptes europaea isolate rEulEur1 chromosome 18, rEulEur1.hap1, whole genome shotgun sequence:
- the LSM12 gene encoding protein LSM12: protein MAALGGEFFSVGSQVSCRTCQEQRLQGEVVAFDYPSKMLALKCPSSSGKPNHADILLINLQYVSDVEIINDRTETPPPLASLNVSKLANKARMEKEEKLSQAYAISAGVSLEGQQLFQTIHKTIKDCKWQEKNIVVMEDVVIAPPYQVENCKGKEGSALSHVRKIVEKHFRDVESQKVMQRSQVQPTQKESALSS, encoded by the exons ATGGCGGCGCTGGGCGGCGAGTTCTTCAGTGTGGGCAGCCAAGTGTCGTGCCGGACTTGCCAGGAGCAGCGGCTGCAAGGCGAGGTGGTGGCCTTCGACTACCCCAGCAAGATGCTGGCGCTCA AATGCCCTTCTTCCAGTGGCAAGCCTAACCATGCAGATATCTTGCTCATAAACTTACAGTATGTTTCAGACGTGGAAATAATCAACGACCGCACAGAAACCCCCCCACCTTTAGCTTCACTCAATGTTAGCAAG CTTGCGAACAAAGCACGtatggagaaggaagaaaagctgAGCCAGGCGTACGCAATTAGTGCTGGGGTCTCTTTGGAAGGTCAGCAGCTTTTCCAGACTATACACAAGAC GATTAAAGACTGTAAATGGCAAGAGAAGAATATAGTTGTGATGGAAGACGTCGTCATCGCCCCTCCGTACCAAGTGGAAAACTGTAAAGGCAAAGAGGGGAGTGCCCTAAGTCATGTACGCAAGATA GTCGAGAAACATTTTAGAGATGTCGAAAGCCAAAAGGTGATGCAGCGTTCACAAGTCCAGCCAACACAGAAGGAAAGCGCCCTCTCATCCTGA